From Rutidosis leptorrhynchoides isolate AG116_Rl617_1_P2 chromosome 3, CSIRO_AGI_Rlap_v1, whole genome shotgun sequence, a single genomic window includes:
- the LOC139897131 gene encoding chaperonin-like RbcX protein 2, chloroplastic isoform X1 yields MAIAASTSSCPCFGLFAETKCSLKMRNSACKNVVGMKALKTMNSNSNSNSNLSSSFLDDELHAQINRLSFTNHHQRKLNKTIVNELGGQYEEVFNDIKLELRNCFTKKAVRTVLHQLYEMNPPQYIFLRNFIAENDPADGKQFLRNLVKENQDLAERVMITRLHLYGKWIKQECDHAEIYKEISDENLELMRERLLETIIWPTDDQNAE; encoded by the exons ATGGCTATAGCTGCAAGTACAAGTTCATGCCCATGTTTTGGCTTGTTTGCGGAGACGAAATGCAGCTTGAAAATGAGAAATAGTGCATGCAAAAATGTTGTGGGTATGAAAGCATTAAAGACGATGAATtcgaattcaaattcaaattcaaatctGAGTAGCTCTTTCTTGGATGATGAATTGCATGCCCAGATAAATCGTTTATCTTTCACGAATCACCATCAGCGAAAGCTCAACAAAACGATTGTTAACGAACTTGGCGGGCAATACGAAGAGGTCTTTAATGACATCAAATTG GAATTGCGCAATTGTTTCACTAAAAAAGCAGTTAGAACTGTTCTTCATCAACTCTATGAGATGAATCCACCGCAATATATTTTTCTGCGCAA TTTCATTGCAGAAAATGATCCTGCAGATGGGAAACAATTTCTTAGGAACCTTGTAAAG GAAAATCAAGATCTCGCCGAAAGAGTAATGATCACGCGCCTTCACCTGTATGGAAAGTGGATTAAG CAGGAATGTGATCATGCTGAAATATACAAGGAAATTTCGGACGAAAACTTGGAGTTGATGAGGGAAAGGCTCTTGGAAACTATCATATGGCCTACTGATGACCAAAATGCAGAATAA
- the LOC139897131 gene encoding chaperonin-like RbcX protein 2, chloroplastic isoform X2, giving the protein MAIAASTSSCPCFGLFAETKCSLKMRNSACKNVVGMKALKTMNSNSNSNSNLSSSFLDDELHAQINRLSFTNHHQRKLNKTIVNELGGQYEEVFNDIKLELRNCFTKKAVRTVLHQLYEMNPPQYIFLRNFIAENDPADGKQFLRNLVKENQDLAERVMITRLHLYGKWIKECDHAEIYKEISDENLELMRERLLETIIWPTDDQNAE; this is encoded by the exons ATGGCTATAGCTGCAAGTACAAGTTCATGCCCATGTTTTGGCTTGTTTGCGGAGACGAAATGCAGCTTGAAAATGAGAAATAGTGCATGCAAAAATGTTGTGGGTATGAAAGCATTAAAGACGATGAATtcgaattcaaattcaaattcaaatctGAGTAGCTCTTTCTTGGATGATGAATTGCATGCCCAGATAAATCGTTTATCTTTCACGAATCACCATCAGCGAAAGCTCAACAAAACGATTGTTAACGAACTTGGCGGGCAATACGAAGAGGTCTTTAATGACATCAAATTG GAATTGCGCAATTGTTTCACTAAAAAAGCAGTTAGAACTGTTCTTCATCAACTCTATGAGATGAATCCACCGCAATATATTTTTCTGCGCAA TTTCATTGCAGAAAATGATCCTGCAGATGGGAAACAATTTCTTAGGAACCTTGTAAAG GAAAATCAAGATCTCGCCGAAAGAGTAATGATCACGCGCCTTCACCTGTATGGAAAGTGGATTAAG GAATGTGATCATGCTGAAATATACAAGGAAATTTCGGACGAAAACTTGGAGTTGATGAGGGAAAGGCTCTTGGAAACTATCATATGGCCTACTGATGACCAAAATGCAGAATAA